In a single window of the Leptospira harrisiae genome:
- the dusA gene encoding tRNA dihydrouridine(20/20a) synthase DusA: protein MTSPVPSYRISVAPMMDWTDRYFRFFMRIISKHALLYTEMVTTGAILRGKDNHRYLDFSKEEHPIALQLGGDSPLALAECAKIGESCGYNEINLNVGCPSDRVQSGSFGACLMKEPNLVAEMVSSCKAKVKIPVTVKHRIGVNGKETYEDLYHFVSKIKDAGVDHCIVHARIAILEGLSPKENRTVPPLRYQDVYQLKEDFPSLTITINGGIKTHSEIKEHLTKVDGVMIGRAAYDNPFLFHEVDQFYFGSKENPLSREEVLTELISYIRLVLKKEGKVHHILRHILGLYYGEKGAREYRKFLTDRMHLTGANESILEDYLKR, encoded by the coding sequence TTGACAAGTCCCGTTCCATCGTACCGCATTTCTGTTGCCCCGATGATGGACTGGACCGACAGGTATTTCCGCTTTTTTATGCGGATTATCTCCAAACACGCGTTACTCTATACGGAGATGGTGACCACAGGTGCCATTCTTCGTGGAAAAGACAACCATCGATATCTCGATTTTTCAAAAGAAGAACATCCCATTGCACTTCAGTTAGGTGGAGATTCTCCTTTGGCACTTGCTGAATGTGCCAAAATTGGGGAAAGCTGTGGGTATAACGAAATCAATTTGAATGTAGGTTGTCCTTCGGACCGAGTACAAAGTGGCAGTTTCGGTGCCTGTCTTATGAAAGAACCAAACCTTGTGGCGGAGATGGTTTCTTCTTGTAAAGCAAAGGTCAAAATCCCTGTGACCGTCAAACACCGGATTGGTGTGAATGGAAAAGAAACATACGAAGATTTATACCATTTTGTATCTAAAATCAAAGATGCAGGGGTCGACCATTGTATCGTACATGCAAGGATTGCAATTTTAGAAGGACTTTCACCCAAAGAAAATCGAACGGTTCCGCCTCTCCGTTATCAAGACGTATACCAATTAAAAGAAGATTTTCCTAGTTTAACCATCACGATCAATGGGGGAATTAAAACCCATTCAGAAATTAAAGAGCACCTAACCAAAGTAGATGGAGTGATGATCGGGCGAGCCGCCTACGACAATCCATTTTTGTTTCATGAAGTGGACCAATTTTACTTTGGTTCCAAGGAAAATCCTCTTTCTAGAGAAGAAGTGCTTACAGAACTAATCTCTTATATTCGGCTTGTCCTAAAAAAAGAGGGAAAAGTGCACCATATCCTTAGGCATATTTTGGGTCTTTATTATGGAGAAAAGGGAGCCCGGGAATATCGGAAATTTCTCACTGACCGAATGCATCTAACAGGTGCCAATGAATCTATTTTAGAGGATTATTTGAAGCGTTAA
- a CDS encoding FliO/MopB family protein codes for MYFCLILVFFVSPLFSQNAETKELDQILRQELGDSKSKPADANNSNSPPRFEGPSNTNKTNVGEVPRGNEETNLIQERYAENPDDSPSATWILLKILFILSILVGAGYFLILQMQKTKSAKYPVKGFMKVLSSLSLSATQSVQIVEVGGRTLVLGVADGSVSLLTEVTAPDEKSQIQKMKEEADPYVPNFLETVLESLQSKAQRKIRINPSKMESLEFDGAAEIQRKAKEGLERLRKHRELLEGGES; via the coding sequence ATGTACTTTTGCCTGATTCTCGTATTTTTTGTTTCTCCTCTTTTTTCTCAAAATGCAGAAACTAAGGAATTGGACCAAATCCTTCGCCAGGAATTGGGTGATTCCAAATCTAAACCTGCCGATGCCAATAATTCAAATTCTCCACCTAGGTTTGAAGGACCATCTAACACTAACAAAACGAATGTGGGAGAGGTTCCTAGAGGGAACGAAGAAACTAATCTAATCCAAGAGCGATATGCAGAAAATCCGGATGATTCCCCTTCTGCCACTTGGATTTTACTAAAAATTTTATTTATTTTAAGTATTTTAGTGGGTGCAGGATATTTTCTCATCTTGCAAATGCAAAAAACAAAGTCGGCAAAATATCCTGTCAAAGGGTTTATGAAAGTTTTGTCTAGTTTGTCACTTTCTGCTACACAATCAGTTCAAATTGTCGAAGTGGGCGGTCGTACGCTTGTGTTAGGTGTCGCTGATGGATCTGTGAGTTTACTCACTGAAGTGACAGCACCCGACGAAAAATCACAAATTCAAAAAATGAAAGAGGAAGCGGACCCGTACGTTCCTAATTTTTTGGAAACTGTCCTCGAAAGTTTACAAAGCAAAGCACAAAGAAAAATTCGCATCAACCCTTCGAAGATGGAAAGTTTGGAATTTGATGGGGCAGCAGAGATCCAAAGGAAAGCGAAAGAAGGACTGGAGCGCCTACGCAAACACCGTGAATTGTTGGAAGGAGGGGAGTCGTGA
- the fliN gene encoding flagellar motor switch protein FliN, which yields MGEGSLSQDEIDALLQGADDTFDLSSLSGAASSSSDNLSPIDRDIISDVIGSAFQVAGNTLGTILAKNTRFMNPATESSSSADIQKELGTKSVSLFSTISGSLAGRVCLIMAQENAAKIAGVMMGGMTPPGQLDNAQLQTLKDSLSPILGTVTAQIGMKLGGTMSGSPPEIALVNSGRDLQLPDDSNLVKTSLSLNIDGVGSFKVYYVIALSMANSVLDIQKGGGQKQQQQSGGMNVNMQPNMGMGGGQGSVGIKGVNFPSLATAGGGPGQTNLNLLMDVQMALTVELGRTKMYIKDILGLGEGSIIELDKLAGEPVDLLVNGKLIAKGEVVVIDENFGVRVTDIVSPTDRLKGEK from the coding sequence ATGGGTGAAGGTTCACTCTCACAAGACGAGATAGACGCATTACTACAAGGTGCGGATGATACATTCGACCTCTCTTCCTTAAGTGGCGCCGCAAGTTCGTCATCGGACAACCTATCTCCAATTGACCGCGACATTATTTCTGATGTGATCGGCTCTGCATTCCAGGTGGCGGGGAACACACTTGGCACGATCTTGGCAAAAAACACTCGTTTTATGAACCCTGCCACCGAATCGAGCTCCTCAGCTGACATTCAAAAGGAACTTGGAACAAAATCCGTTAGTTTATTCTCCACCATTAGCGGAAGTTTGGCGGGACGAGTTTGCCTCATTATGGCGCAAGAAAACGCTGCAAAAATTGCTGGTGTGATGATGGGTGGAATGACTCCTCCAGGCCAACTAGACAATGCACAACTCCAAACTTTAAAAGATTCCTTGTCACCAATTCTTGGAACTGTGACAGCACAAATCGGAATGAAACTTGGTGGCACCATGTCCGGTAGCCCACCAGAGATTGCGTTGGTGAATTCAGGCCGTGATTTACAACTACCAGATGACAGCAATTTGGTGAAAACCTCTCTCAGTTTGAATATTGATGGAGTAGGTTCTTTTAAAGTATATTATGTAATCGCATTGTCTATGGCAAATTCCGTTTTGGATATCCAAAAGGGTGGTGGCCAAAAACAACAACAACAGTCCGGCGGAATGAACGTCAACATGCAACCCAATATGGGAATGGGTGGCGGCCAAGGGTCTGTTGGAATCAAAGGTGTTAATTTTCCATCTCTTGCGACAGCAGGTGGTGGCCCGGGACAAACAAACCTCAACCTCCTCATGGATGTGCAAATGGCACTAACAGTGGAACTTGGAAGAACCAAAATGTACATCAAAGATATTTTGGGTTTGGGTGAAGGTTCCATCATCGAACTAGATAAGTTAGCTGGTGAGCCAGTGGATTTACTTGTAAACGGCAAACTCATCGCGAAAGGTGAGGTTGTGGTCATCGATGAAAACTTTGGGGTTCGTGTTACCGATATTGTAAGTCCAACCGATAGACTCAAAGGCGAAAAATGA
- the fliP gene encoding flagellar type III secretion system pore protein FliP (The bacterial flagellar biogenesis protein FliP forms a type III secretion system (T3SS)-type pore required for flagellar assembly.): protein MKFRFLSFLKRHKSIIFLIGILFLITAGGFTGLMAQDKGTRIPIPNLSFNVNEAKGPKETSLSLMILFLVTILSLAPAIVMSVTSFTKVVIVFDFVRRALSLQNLPPNQVMMGLALFVTFFIMAPTIGKVNDEALQPYLNGKIDQTAMMEGSMKHLRQFMIRQLGKDGTKDVALFLKIGKVQNVKSFEDVPSYVLVPAFMLSEIKKAFIIGIYIFIPFIVIDLIVASALLAMGFMMLPPVMISLPLKLILFILIDGWNLLVLELVRSYK, encoded by the coding sequence GTGAAATTCCGTTTTTTATCCTTCCTTAAGAGACATAAATCAATTATTTTTCTCATTGGGATTCTGTTTCTAATCACTGCGGGTGGGTTTACTGGGCTTATGGCCCAAGATAAAGGAACAAGAATTCCTATTCCGAATTTATCGTTTAATGTAAATGAGGCGAAAGGTCCAAAAGAAACAAGTTTGTCTCTGATGATCCTTTTCCTTGTGACCATTCTTTCGTTGGCACCGGCAATTGTGATGAGTGTCACTTCGTTTACGAAGGTGGTGATTGTGTTTGATTTTGTGAGACGAGCACTTTCTTTACAAAACTTACCACCAAACCAAGTGATGATGGGTCTTGCCCTTTTTGTTACTTTTTTTATTATGGCACCTACCATTGGTAAGGTGAATGATGAAGCCCTCCAACCATACTTAAATGGAAAAATTGACCAAACGGCGATGATGGAAGGATCTATGAAACATCTTCGCCAATTTATGATTCGCCAATTGGGAAAAGATGGAACAAAGGATGTTGCTTTGTTTCTGAAAATTGGGAAAGTTCAAAATGTAAAATCCTTTGAAGATGTACCTTCCTATGTTTTGGTTCCCGCTTTTATGTTAAGTGAAATCAAAAAGGCTTTTATTATTGGTATTTATATCTTCATTCCGTTTATCGTGATCGATTTGATTGTTGCATCTGCACTTCTTGCTATGGGTTTTATGATGTTGCCGCCGGTGATGATTTCACTGCCACTAAAACTGATTCTCTTTATTCTGATTGATGGATGGAACTTGCTTGTTTTAGAGCTTGTAAGGAGTTACAAATGA
- the fliR gene encoding flagellar biosynthetic protein FliR produces MEPFVLHFQSFLFVLVRLLGLFLVAPFFSSESINFSLRMIFSFMVSLIVYPVVATYMPPVPGHMVNFGILIISEMLVGVFIGFLVSLVFAAFQMAGEFFNNQIGFGYTEILDPVTQNSLPAIGTMKNLMATALFLVIGAHRFLIETLAYSFEKIKIISFTGKVNAGLYRLMEEAIGAMFVVAFKIALPVMGILFLVSLAEGLMGKAAQQMNVMSMSFPLKVFIGTLTLIATLTFIATQMVQGIQISMDKASLLIREWPNL; encoded by the coding sequence ATGGAACCATTTGTTTTACACTTTCAATCTTTTCTCTTTGTCTTAGTTCGACTGCTCGGACTTTTCCTTGTTGCACCTTTTTTCTCATCAGAATCGATCAATTTTTCACTTCGAATGATCTTTTCTTTTATGGTTTCGCTGATTGTTTATCCTGTTGTAGCAACGTATATGCCACCTGTCCCCGGCCATATGGTCAATTTCGGGATTCTGATAATATCGGAAATGTTAGTTGGTGTGTTTATTGGATTTCTCGTCTCACTTGTGTTTGCTGCCTTCCAAATGGCAGGGGAATTTTTTAACAACCAAATTGGATTTGGATATACGGAGATTTTAGATCCAGTCACACAAAATTCACTCCCTGCCATTGGTACTATGAAAAACTTAATGGCAACAGCTCTCTTTCTTGTTATTGGTGCCCACCGGTTTCTCATTGAAACACTGGCATATTCCTTTGAAAAAATTAAAATCATTTCTTTCACTGGGAAGGTAAATGCTGGTTTGTATCGTTTGATGGAAGAAGCCATTGGTGCTATGTTTGTGGTGGCTTTTAAAATTGCATTACCTGTGATGGGAATTTTGTTTTTGGTTTCACTTGCAGAAGGCCTAATGGGGAAAGCAGCACAACAAATGAATGTGATGTCCATGTCTTTCCCACTCAAAGTATTTATTGGAACTCTTACTCTCATTGCAACTCTAACTTTTATTGCAACACAAATGGTACAAGGGATTCAAATTTCTATGGATAAGGCGAGTTTACTCATTCGGGAGTGGCCAAACCTATGA
- a CDS encoding flagellar biosynthesis protein FlhA yields MNFRDILKQSDLILGVGTLLILGMLIVPLPGFVLDILIVVSIGLGLLILMTALSVTEPSEFSIFPSILLITTLFRLALNVSTTRQILSKGPAMNSSVIEAFGTFVVGGESGLGKYVVGLIIFIILTIVQVLVITKGATRISEVAARFTLDGLPQKQMSIDMELNSGAITEAEAKVKRKKVQREVDFYGAMDGASKFVQGDVRAGLIITAINLLGGILIGSTIRGESFLASIETYGKFTIGDGLVSQIPGLLSTTATGIIVTRSSSEKKLTVEIKDQLFGNAKTLYVVSGALGLSSLIPGLPFFSLLFLAGAIGYLGYSIEQVAKEEIKKIENVAQEKVQEKKPENYIKEISVEAIQVELGRDLLPLVDASSGGHLLEQIANTRKKFAIDFGLVIPAIRIIDNLEIPHDNYSIRINGVVVGQSAVRADRLMAMNNTARNLEAIVGEPFTEPAFGLKATWIDPNDKIEVENKGYSVVDPSTVIITHLKELISNYASQLLGREEVKALLEHLRQTHPTLVGELDYDKQGRLGIIQQTLQNLLAEGLSIKNLPKIMDAIANHLPRTNNPFDLAEHVRQALSRQIINDFLSPDGKLHVVTIDPRIIDRMNKSITLDETDGSKLIILPHDVRVRILESVYNELQKALDENRFLIFVVSRYLRQAFAFFLTKELPPRNFAVIASEEIHRGVPTEIASVLSLPSREEHPQEA; encoded by the coding sequence ATGAACTTTAGAGATATACTCAAACAATCCGATTTGATATTAGGAGTGGGAACACTTCTGATTTTGGGAATGTTGATTGTCCCGCTGCCGGGCTTTGTCTTAGACATTCTCATTGTTGTGAGTATTGGACTCGGGCTCCTGATCCTCATGACTGCTTTGTCAGTAACGGAACCCAGTGAATTTTCGATTTTTCCTAGTATCCTACTGATCACCACGTTATTTCGATTAGCACTAAACGTATCAACAACAAGACAAATTTTATCCAAAGGCCCTGCAATGAATTCCAGTGTCATTGAAGCATTTGGAACCTTTGTGGTGGGTGGAGAATCGGGACTTGGTAAGTATGTTGTTGGTCTGATTATCTTTATTATTCTTACCATTGTACAGGTGTTAGTCATCACAAAAGGTGCGACACGGATCTCGGAAGTGGCAGCAAGGTTTACACTCGATGGATTACCACAAAAACAAATGTCCATTGATATGGAACTTAATAGTGGTGCGATCACTGAAGCAGAGGCAAAGGTAAAACGAAAAAAAGTCCAACGTGAAGTTGATTTTTATGGGGCTATGGATGGAGCATCGAAGTTCGTACAAGGGGATGTAAGAGCGGGATTAATCATCACCGCTATCAACTTACTCGGTGGAATATTGATTGGTTCCACAATTCGTGGAGAGTCCTTTCTTGCTTCGATAGAAACGTATGGAAAGTTTACGATTGGGGATGGACTTGTTTCGCAAATCCCAGGATTACTATCGACAACTGCAACCGGTATCATTGTCACACGTTCGAGTTCAGAAAAAAAACTCACAGTGGAAATCAAAGATCAACTTTTTGGAAACGCAAAAACTCTGTATGTGGTTTCAGGAGCCCTTGGTCTTTCTAGTTTGATCCCTGGACTGCCATTTTTCTCACTACTCTTTTTAGCGGGAGCCATTGGTTATTTGGGATATTCTATTGAACAAGTGGCAAAAGAAGAAATCAAAAAAATTGAAAACGTTGCCCAGGAAAAAGTCCAAGAAAAAAAACCAGAGAATTATATCAAAGAAATTTCTGTCGAAGCCATTCAGGTGGAACTTGGCCGCGATTTACTGCCGTTAGTTGACGCTTCGTCAGGTGGACATTTACTGGAGCAAATTGCGAACACACGCAAAAAATTTGCAATCGATTTTGGACTCGTGATCCCAGCCATTCGAATCATAGACAATTTAGAAATCCCTCACGATAATTATAGTATTCGAATCAATGGAGTGGTTGTTGGACAATCTGCAGTGCGAGCAGACCGTTTGATGGCTATGAACAATACAGCACGTAATTTGGAAGCCATTGTGGGTGAACCTTTTACGGAGCCAGCCTTTGGATTGAAAGCCACTTGGATTGATCCAAATGATAAAATTGAAGTAGAGAACAAAGGTTATTCGGTCGTGGATCCATCTACGGTCATCATCACTCATTTAAAAGAACTGATTTCTAATTATGCTTCGCAACTCCTTGGAAGAGAAGAGGTGAAAGCCCTTCTTGAACATTTACGTCAAACTCATCCCACTCTTGTGGGAGAATTGGATTACGATAAACAAGGTCGCCTTGGGATCATCCAACAAACCTTGCAGAATCTTTTGGCAGAAGGATTGTCGATTAAAAACCTTCCAAAAATTATGGATGCCATTGCAAATCATCTTCCACGAACCAACAATCCTTTTGATTTAGCAGAACATGTTAGACAAGCATTATCTCGCCAAATCATCAATGACTTCCTTTCACCAGATGGAAAGTTACATGTGGTCACCATTGATCCACGGATCATTGATCGTATGAATAAAAGTATCACTCTAGATGAAACGGATGGAAGTAAACTCATCATCCTGCCTCATGATGTTCGTGTGAGAATTTTGGAATCGGTATATAACGAATTACAAAAGGCTTTGGATGAGAACAGGTTCCTGATCTTTGTGGTTTCTAGATACCTAAGACAAGCCTTTGCATTCTTTTTGACAAAGGAACTACCCCCCAGGAACTTTGCAGTAATTGCTTCTGAAGAAATCCATAGAGGGGTTCCCACAGAAATCGCTTCTGTTTTAAGCCTTCCATCCAGAGAGGAACACCCGCAAGAAGCATAG
- the fliQ gene encoding flagellar biosynthesis protein FliQ has product MTEVDVVNLLREAFIVTLKISSPILITALVVGLIVGILQTTTSIQEPTIAFVPKLVSIFAVIVFFSAWMVRVMTDYTREIFFMIEKI; this is encoded by the coding sequence ATGACAGAAGTCGATGTAGTCAATTTACTCCGAGAAGCATTCATAGTCACATTAAAAATATCTAGTCCCATCCTGATTACTGCACTTGTAGTCGGACTAATTGTTGGTATCCTGCAAACAACTACCTCTATCCAAGAACCAACTATAGCTTTTGTACCAAAACTTGTTTCTATTTTTGCCGTGATTGTTTTTTTTTCGGCATGGATGGTTCGAGTGATGACAGACTATACTCGTGAAATTTTTTTTATGATAGAAAAGATATGA
- a CDS encoding DUF971 domain-containing protein encodes MSNSQLATFPKEISFDDDSLYIEWKDGHGSKYSLLDLRKKCPCATCRGGHGGKVGDATGHIQSIKLLSWTKVGRYAISIVWSDYHNTGIYSYDNLRAYSDGFASAFD; translated from the coding sequence ATGTCGAATTCGCAGCTTGCCACCTTCCCGAAAGAAATTTCCTTCGATGATGATTCGCTTTATATCGAATGGAAGGATGGCCATGGGTCAAAGTATTCCCTTCTTGACCTGCGTAAAAAATGCCCTTGTGCCACTTGTCGGGGTGGGCATGGTGGGAAAGTCGGAGATGCCACTGGACATATCCAGTCCATCAAACTGCTTTCTTGGACTAAAGTGGGTCGTTATGCGATTTCCATAGTTTGGAGTGACTACCACAACACGGGAATTTACTCGTATGACAACCTCCGTGCCTATTCGGATGGATTTGCCAGCGCATTCGACTGA
- a CDS encoding EscU/YscU/HrcU family type III secretion system export apparatus switch protein produces MKDCIKNVLGNEKIEFFSWVRSLFGGLEIFSINSKPESHIKTLSTSAFFSTGYYEIQLQLFAAADEGRTEPPSERRRREEKEKGNVPKSNEVASTLVLLGGTGVLFILGDTFIRNTAIFIKKYLPMGMKLDRFGAEEFRVILSGVSRDFFNLLWPVLAITLVFAVVGNVVQVGFMFSPRALSFRFDRITPNFKRVLPNRQTLFNLVKSLAKVVLIGVISYILISGDFLKVLLTGNMGMMQAISLITYSGFKIMMAVGLLLLGIAVADFFFQKSEFEESLKQTPSEAKREMKEDSGDPVMKNRRMQLARDMMQGNMLREVPKADVVITNPTHYSVALSYEMGRDSAPRVIAKGENRLALEIRRIARENDVPIVESPKQARLLYAQVEVGEEIPQEFFQAVVQILITLEKFKKKVGMA; encoded by the coding sequence ATGAAAGATTGTATTAAAAATGTATTGGGTAATGAAAAGATCGAATTTTTTTCTTGGGTCAGATCATTGTTTGGTGGATTAGAAATTTTTTCTATCAATTCAAAACCTGAGTCGCATATAAAAACTCTGTCAACTTCCGCTTTTTTTTCCACTGGATACTATGAAATCCAACTCCAACTCTTTGCTGCTGCTGACGAAGGGAGAACGGAACCACCAAGTGAACGTCGTAGGCGAGAAGAAAAAGAGAAAGGGAATGTACCTAAATCAAACGAAGTTGCTTCTACTTTGGTTCTGTTAGGTGGAACTGGCGTATTGTTTATTCTAGGTGATACATTTATTAGAAATACTGCAATTTTTATCAAAAAATACCTGCCTATGGGAATGAAACTAGACCGGTTTGGGGCTGAAGAGTTCCGGGTGATTCTCTCTGGTGTATCCCGTGATTTTTTTAACCTGCTTTGGCCTGTTCTTGCGATTACTCTTGTCTTTGCAGTTGTTGGAAATGTGGTTCAAGTTGGGTTTATGTTTTCACCGAGAGCTTTGTCTTTTCGTTTTGACCGTATCACACCTAACTTTAAACGTGTATTGCCGAATCGCCAAACATTGTTTAATTTAGTGAAGTCGCTCGCAAAAGTAGTGTTAATCGGAGTGATTAGTTATATTTTAATTTCCGGAGATTTTCTAAAAGTCCTTTTGACGGGAAATATGGGTATGATGCAGGCAATTTCCCTTATCACCTATTCTGGATTTAAGATTATGATGGCGGTAGGACTTTTGCTTTTGGGGATTGCCGTTGCTGATTTCTTTTTTCAAAAGTCTGAATTTGAAGAATCATTAAAACAAACGCCTTCGGAAGCGAAACGTGAAATGAAAGAAGATTCAGGGGATCCTGTGATGAAAAATCGTAGGATGCAACTCGCACGTGACATGATGCAGGGGAATATGCTTCGTGAAGTTCCAAAGGCTGACGTTGTCATAACCAACCCCACACATTATTCAGTAGCACTATCCTATGAAATGGGAAGGGATTCTGCACCTCGTGTGATTGCGAAAGGAGAGAATCGCCTAGCATTAGAAATACGAAGGATCGCTCGCGAAAATGATGTTCCGATCGTTGAAAGCCCTAAACAAGCACGCCTTTTATATGCGCAAGTGGAAGTGGGAGAAGAAATCCCGCAAGAGTTCTTTCAAGCAGTGGTGCAAATCCTTATCACTCTTGAGAAGTTTAAAAAAAAAGTAGGAATGGCATAA